The proteins below come from a single Iocasia fonsfrigidae genomic window:
- a CDS encoding LysM peptidoglycan-binding domain-containing protein, whose translation MIDDNVISNKKVEYERDRNDPNDSGKFYLEDEESGEKIELIDFDWVEGMGVNRNEKIAEATAQKYTTLFRLTDEQVRFDAAAGALEIAGRGMTYAEAYSNTAGALGENIANISVMALSSYTSLSLDYMYHDYFNDENDESEEPHPSNKVDLNEERVQKAADNLYLQTLLLIGGEFFNQAEQYAQEALVKKYSSPDTIANLIKERGSDGLKSAKAIKTLMSEYFCNWGPAIIKLAPKVKHGGFATAGEYLAALNRELMLNRISCRVNMILLCLGVTLMKTEHPLAALLGAAVLVSAQPVSMGVRKAAEHKLKEKENNSAQIDETKQTDIWDEVLDTVFEEFKKQFNLVELFNGVSQMYLLCDLHTDDPRIAEFEIDAPGGIEGFEILWRGNVKSLANLDFKCLAKHEGIGDVSEFTNKIKGLSACYGTVESIGGMMNRKFEKKGNEAINQLDEDFVAFFDHRGIKSADVMRRIITDIFQKWEWDPYEHSYKEVIVKEGDTLEDIAHDHFISCEALRKANNLHENQNIKERATLKIPPLTKVPYEIKQGDSLSEIAVEYDTDVATLKRLNNLEGGTIYTGDILLVPFEIDWAYEDRRWTSFKNPEFNITPRLTHKKKTKDIMDKHNFLFLPGYTVPEVKDHLKVINKHFPERYLKFLLEQGINVGIDTRGRVPFHQVRHISIIDRQADKFGIGLRYADKSYKKILELSHNEFFIKEELNDKLFSKIDKNFEYDYLIFKDPDVLLPHVFFKKNHDRLYGSLGKNKEELTSPEDPYQFTAGFGEEKNYKKSNGMGVIKLNGHTIGENIRFLRKTRGQLKEEYEENIYKEGTKKLMLKVNYTFTPHGKLDFNSLFDLYDKTELIIKYGSPGDGPAIANILEIDDFQNGDYGIKLPRYHLISGTLYARQYNQYINNEMINCVGDNIKINLSSGKIYNYKLNKEDGEKIYNMAKGIIMGDRPIGQDIKLIKETEEGILEYRDDDQVEYRFSIKENTLLIELKNHHSIRKAWGNMQSVNSILIENFKNGDYGLRLPYEYLGDYCALMVGTRGREEIDEGRDYHLYSQKSYCDIKDYKLNGLYPEGINNNGEDCFSKQYIFNELRYKLSNGKGNLYIDGFRMGDLDIEKLVYEGELSFRYRFKKGLYTLDCRFRQKLNEKTYQVDELIINYRGRLRDNYLGKWKLILIKNFKNGDYNIKLPGVIVSHLPGSNYIAY comes from the coding sequence ATGATTGATGATAATGTGATTTCTAATAAGAAAGTAGAGTATGAGCGTGACAGAAATGACCCTAATGATTCAGGTAAATTTTATTTAGAGGATGAGGAAAGTGGTGAAAAAATTGAACTGATTGATTTTGATTGGGTTGAAGGAATGGGTGTAAATAGAAATGAGAAGATCGCCGAAGCAACAGCCCAAAAATACACAACCCTTTTTCGCCTAACAGATGAACAGGTGAGGTTTGATGCTGCGGCAGGTGCCCTGGAGATAGCAGGTAGAGGGATGACTTATGCTGAGGCTTATAGTAATACTGCTGGTGCGCTGGGAGAAAACATAGCCAATATCAGTGTAATGGCGCTAAGTTCTTATACCAGTTTATCTTTAGACTATATGTATCACGATTATTTTAATGATGAGAATGATGAAAGTGAGGAGCCTCATCCCAGTAATAAGGTTGATTTAAATGAAGAGAGGGTTCAAAAGGCTGCCGATAACCTATACCTCCAGACTTTATTATTAATAGGTGGGGAGTTTTTTAACCAGGCAGAACAGTATGCCCAGGAAGCCCTGGTAAAGAAGTATTCCAGTCCTGATACCATTGCTAATCTGATCAAGGAGAGGGGATCAGATGGTTTAAAAAGCGCTAAAGCAATTAAAACCCTTATGTCAGAATATTTTTGTAACTGGGGCCCGGCAATCATTAAACTGGCCCCTAAGGTAAAACACGGTGGTTTTGCAACAGCAGGTGAATATCTGGCAGCCCTTAATAGAGAGCTTATGTTAAATCGAATATCATGTAGGGTCAATATGATCCTTCTCTGTTTAGGGGTAACCCTGATGAAGACAGAACATCCTCTGGCAGCACTCCTGGGTGCTGCTGTCCTGGTCTCTGCTCAACCGGTCTCTATGGGGGTAAGAAAGGCGGCAGAGCATAAACTAAAGGAGAAAGAGAATAATAGTGCTCAAATAGATGAAACTAAACAGACAGATATATGGGATGAAGTCCTGGATACCGTTTTTGAGGAATTCAAGAAGCAGTTTAATTTAGTAGAATTATTTAATGGGGTTAGTCAGATGTATCTCTTATGTGACCTTCATACAGATGACCCAAGGATAGCCGAATTTGAGATTGATGCCCCTGGTGGGATTGAAGGTTTTGAAATACTCTGGAGGGGCAATGTCAAAAGCCTTGCCAATTTAGATTTTAAGTGTTTAGCTAAACATGAAGGTATAGGGGATGTAAGTGAGTTTACCAATAAAATTAAAGGCCTATCAGCTTGTTATGGTACTGTGGAAAGTATTGGTGGAATGATGAACCGTAAATTTGAAAAAAAGGGAAACGAAGCGATTAACCAGCTGGACGAGGATTTTGTAGCCTTTTTTGACCATAGGGGGATAAAGAGCGCAGATGTAATGAGGAGGATAATTACTGATATTTTTCAAAAATGGGAATGGGACCCCTATGAACACAGTTATAAAGAAGTAATAGTAAAAGAAGGAGATACCCTTGAAGATATAGCCCATGATCATTTTATAAGTTGTGAGGCCCTGAGAAAGGCAAATAATCTTCATGAGAATCAGAATATCAAAGAGAGGGCAACCTTAAAGATTCCCCCATTAACCAAGGTTCCATATGAAATAAAACAAGGTGATAGTTTAAGTGAGATAGCTGTAGAATATGATACAGATGTAGCCACACTAAAACGCCTTAATAATCTAGAGGGGGGTACAATCTATACAGGAGATATTCTCCTGGTTCCATTTGAAATTGATTGGGCCTATGAGGACCGCAGATGGACATCCTTTAAAAACCCTGAGTTTAATATAACCCCGAGATTAACACATAAAAAGAAGACAAAGGATATAATGGACAAACATAATTTCTTATTCTTACCAGGATATACTGTCCCTGAAGTAAAAGACCATTTAAAAGTAATTAACAAACACTTTCCGGAGAGGTATCTAAAGTTCCTGTTGGAACAGGGGATTAATGTCGGTATTGATACCAGGGGTCGGGTGCCTTTTCATCAGGTGAGACATATCAGTATTATTGACAGGCAGGCCGATAAATTTGGTATAGGCTTACGTTATGCTGATAAAAGCTATAAAAAAATTTTGGAGTTAAGTCATAATGAGTTCTTTATAAAGGAAGAACTTAATGATAAATTATTTAGTAAAATAGATAAAAATTTTGAATATGACTACCTGATCTTTAAAGACCCTGATGTACTCTTACCCCATGTTTTTTTCAAAAAAAATCATGACAGGCTATATGGGAGTTTAGGAAAAAACAAAGAAGAATTAACTTCCCCAGAAGATCCCTATCAATTTACAGCAGGTTTTGGTGAAGAGAAAAACTATAAAAAATCCAATGGTATGGGGGTAATTAAGTTAAACGGTCATACTATTGGTGAAAATATTAGGTTTTTGAGAAAAACCAGGGGACAGCTGAAAGAAGAATATGAAGAAAATATCTATAAAGAAGGAACAAAGAAACTAATGTTAAAAGTTAATTATACTTTTACCCCCCATGGTAAACTGGACTTCAACTCCTTATTTGACCTCTATGATAAAACAGAACTAATCATCAAATATGGTAGCCCTGGAGACGGGCCAGCTATAGCAAACATACTGGAGATAGATGATTTTCAGAATGGGGATTATGGTATTAAATTACCCAGGTATCATCTAATCTCAGGTACATTATATGCTCGGCAATATAACCAATATATTAATAATGAAATGATAAATTGTGTGGGTGATAATATAAAAATAAATTTAAGTTCTGGTAAGATCTATAATTATAAATTAAATAAGGAAGATGGAGAAAAGATCTATAATATGGCTAAGGGTATTATTATGGGAGACAGGCCTATTGGTCAGGATATTAAACTGATTAAAGAAACAGAGGAAGGAATTTTAGAGTATAGGGATGATGATCAAGTAGAATATCGATTTTCTATTAAGGAAAATACGCTATTAATTGAATTAAAGAACCACCATTCTATAAGAAAAGCCTGGGGAAATATGCAGTCAGTTAACTCTATTTTAATAGAAAATTTTAAAAATGGGGATTATGGTTTGCGTTTGCCTTATGAGTACCTGGGAGATTATTGTGCACTGATGGTAGGTACCAGGGGAAGAGAAGAGATAGATGAAGGGCGAGATTACCATTTATATTCCCAGAAAAGCTACTGTGATATTAAGGATTATAAATTAAATGGACTTTACCCTGAGGGTATTAATAATAATGGTGAAGACTGTTTTTCTAAACAATATATTTTTAATGAACTGAGATATAAACTTAGTAATGGAAAAGGTAACCTCTATATAGATGGTTTTAGGATGGGTGATTTGGATATTGAGAAATTGGTCTATGAAGGAGAACTGAGTTTTCGTTACAGGTTTAAAAAGGGTTTATATACACTTGACTGTAGATTCAGGCAAAAACTTAATGAAAAAACATATCAGGTTGATGAACTGATAATTAACTATAGGGGAAGACTGAGGGATAATTATTTAGGTAAATGGAAACTGATCTTGATAAAGAATTTTAAAAATGGTGATTACAATATTAAGTTACCCGGGGTAATTGTATCACATTTACCAGGTAGTAATTATATAGCATACTAG
- a CDS encoding DUF4280 domain-containing protein — MIEINKYFEFDLENTRDFLNDEEKENREGKLKLGDNFIGKEIKSSNKELFDCEDCYGNKYVLKDNSDLHIYSSSKSGSQIHTLLIHKFEDGDYGLWLTKQAPYYYEDGKIVNYFTTEEATVGEITAINKNKYLQEENRIMDDFLWIYAGDDIIFPSEVEEQQVKQGEGNSDGVGSEAGIVAAGGAVDTKNGEEGENKKGKDSIVDIGKDGKLYVCHGAILKCSKGTVPCTLNVIDKHQVYLKSKPIATVDDSKPVNISSFATCKRHDSPPCTPKLSGKWKGGKESVLVHGVPVLLKTSTIKCAYGGTITIINPGQGLVSE; from the coding sequence GTGATTGAGATTAATAAATATTTTGAATTTGATTTAGAAAATACTAGGGATTTTCTAAATGATGAGGAAAAAGAAAACAGAGAGGGAAAATTAAAGCTTGGTGATAATTTTATTGGGAAGGAAATTAAAAGTAGTAATAAGGAATTATTTGATTGTGAGGATTGTTATGGTAACAAATATGTTTTAAAGGATAATAGTGATTTGCATATCTATAGCAGTAGCAAATCAGGTTCTCAAATACATACATTGTTAATTCATAAGTTTGAGGATGGTGATTATGGCTTATGGTTGACTAAACAGGCCCCATATTATTATGAAGATGGAAAGATAGTAAATTATTTTACTACTGAGGAAGCTACAGTGGGAGAGATAACTGCTATTAATAAAAATAAATATCTTCAGGAAGAGAATAGGATTATGGATGATTTTCTTTGGATTTATGCAGGTGATGATATAATATTTCCCAGTGAAGTTGAGGAACAACAGGTTAAACAGGGTGAAGGGAATAGTGATGGTGTTGGTAGTGAAGCTGGTATAGTAGCTGCTGGGGGAGCTGTCGATACAAAGAATGGAGAAGAAGGAGAAAATAAAAAGGGAAAGGATTCTATTGTTGATATTGGAAAAGATGGTAAGTTATATGTTTGTCATGGTGCTATCTTAAAATGTAGTAAAGGAACTGTCCCGTGTACACTTAATGTAATCGATAAACATCAAGTATATCTTAAGAGTAAACCTATAGCAACTGTTGATGATAGTAAACCTGTCAATATATCAAGTTTTGCTACCTGTAAAAGGCATGATTCTCCTCCATGTACACCAAAACTAAGTGGAAAATGGAAGGGTGGGAAAGAAAGTGTCTTAGTTCATGGTGTTCCTGTTTTACTGAAAACTTCAACTATTAAGTGTGCTTATGGGGGAACAATAACGATAATTAACCCTGGCCAGGGTCTTGTCAGTGAGTAA
- a CDS encoding isocitrate/isopropylmalate family dehydrogenase, which translates to MEKSVVEKAKAHFAALIEDQFERIEQMKTVKDFVDYDNLDKIIIGVVGGDGIGPFITKQAQRVLEFLLKEDVKKGRVEFKVIDGLTIENRAKCKQAIPDDILEELKKCHVILKGPTTTPRAGDQWPNIESANVAMRKELDLFANVRPVKVPEENIDWIFFRENTEGAYALGSDGIRVNDDLAVDFTVATYEGSYRIIKAAFDYAKKSGMNKVTVVTKANVVKTTDGLFLDIAKDISKDYPEVEWDDWYIDIMTAKLVDEKRRSQFKVMVLPNLYGDILTDEAAEFQGGVGTAGSANLGKKYAMFEAIHGSAPRMVKEGRAKYADPSSIIRAAGMLLDHIGYTDKAHRLQMALDICGDYEKKLVLTGRDNGATGAEFADYLMETIRDDNIENKWKEFTD; encoded by the coding sequence ATGGAGAAGTCAGTTGTAGAGAAGGCGAAAGCACATTTTGCTGCATTGATTGAGGATCAATTTGAAAGAATTGAGCAGATGAAAACTGTCAAGGATTTTGTTGATTATGATAATCTGGACAAAATAATAATTGGTGTTGTTGGTGGTGATGGTATTGGACCATTTATTACTAAACAGGCTCAGCGTGTTCTGGAGTTTTTACTAAAAGAGGATGTAAAAAAGGGTAGGGTTGAATTTAAAGTAATAGATGGTTTGACTATTGAAAACCGTGCTAAGTGTAAACAGGCTATACCTGATGATATTTTAGAAGAGCTTAAAAAATGTCATGTAATTTTAAAGGGGCCGACTACTACCCCGAGGGCAGGTGACCAGTGGCCTAATATAGAAAGTGCTAATGTTGCTATGAGAAAAGAACTGGATCTCTTTGCTAATGTACGTCCGGTTAAAGTCCCTGAGGAAAATATCGATTGGATTTTCTTCCGCGAAAATACAGAAGGCGCTTATGCCCTGGGGAGTGATGGTATAAGGGTAAATGATGACCTGGCTGTAGATTTTACTGTTGCTACTTATGAGGGGTCATATAGGATTATTAAGGCAGCCTTTGATTATGCTAAAAAAAGCGGTATGAATAAGGTTACTGTAGTTACTAAGGCAAATGTTGTTAAAACTACTGATGGTTTATTTTTAGATATTGCTAAAGATATTTCTAAAGACTACCCGGAAGTTGAGTGGGATGACTGGTATATAGACATTATGACTGCAAAATTAGTTGATGAAAAACGCAGGAGTCAGTTTAAAGTAATGGTGCTTCCTAATTTATATGGAGATATTTTGACTGATGAAGCCGCTGAATTTCAAGGTGGGGTTGGTACTGCTGGTAGTGCTAATCTTGGTAAAAAATATGCGATGTTTGAGGCGATTCATGGCTCTGCACCAAGAATGGTAAAAGAAGGTAGGGCTAAATACGCTGACCCCAGTAGTATAATCAGGGCAGCCGGGATGTTGCTTGACCATATTGGATATACAGATAAAGCACATAGACTACAAATGGCGCTTGATATTTGTGGTGATTATGAAAAGAAATTAGTACTAACAGGTAGGGATAATGGTGCTACCGGTGCTGAGTTTGCTGATTATCTTATGGAAACAATTAGAGATGATAATATAGAGAATAAATGGAAAGAGTTTACTGATTAA
- a CDS encoding NAD/NADP-dependent octopine/nopaline dehydrogenase family protein has product MILEKFAVLGAGNGGQAMAAYLALNGCKVNLYNRSRERLEPIIKKGGIFLSGIYQGFGRLNKITDNIEEALSGTDIIMVVTPAVAHRYLAEKMSPYLRDGQKIILNPGRTGGTLEFYNILKSNNCNADLIISETQTFLYASRVVGPARAKIFGVKNRVAIAAFPSNRTREIIDKLYKILPQFSPVENVMKTSLDNIGSIFHPAPTLLNMAWIESTDGNFSYYQQGISPAISKIMEKMDQERMNVAESLGISPISALDWLRMSYGARGKSLYELLQNNKQYEGIGAPEEIKHRYIFEDVPMGLVPISSLANYFGISTPTIDMIIELANLVYDTDFRKIGRTVKSLGLLGLNKKEIIDLVNKGNISNVEVHPKLRRTLYKGLDNIIYGQFAEYQKEVE; this is encoded by the coding sequence ATTATTTTGGAGAAATTTGCTGTGTTGGGAGCAGGAAACGGTGGTCAGGCTATGGCTGCATATCTTGCATTAAATGGGTGTAAGGTTAATCTTTATAATCGAAGTAGGGAAAGACTGGAACCAATTATTAAGAAGGGTGGTATATTTCTTAGTGGTATCTACCAGGGCTTTGGCAGATTAAATAAAATTACCGATAACATAGAAGAGGCCCTTAGTGGTACTGATATAATCATGGTTGTTACACCTGCTGTTGCCCATAGATATCTGGCAGAAAAAATGAGTCCTTATCTTAGGGATGGACAGAAAATAATTCTTAATCCAGGTCGGACCGGTGGTACCTTAGAATTTTATAATATTTTAAAATCTAATAATTGTAATGCTGATCTTATTATATCTGAAACCCAGACATTTTTGTATGCCAGTCGTGTTGTAGGACCAGCCCGGGCAAAGATATTTGGTGTGAAAAACAGGGTTGCCATAGCAGCCTTTCCAAGTAATAGAACAAGGGAAATTATTGATAAACTTTATAAAATTTTACCTCAATTTTCACCAGTAGAAAATGTGATGAAAACAAGTTTAGATAATATAGGGTCTATCTTTCACCCGGCCCCTACATTACTTAATATGGCCTGGATTGAATCTACTGATGGTAATTTCTCATATTATCAACAGGGTATTTCACCAGCTATAAGTAAGATAATGGAAAAAATGGATCAGGAGAGAATGAATGTGGCTGAGTCACTGGGTATAAGCCCTATTAGTGCCTTAGACTGGCTGCGAATGTCCTATGGGGCAAGGGGGAAGAGTTTGTATGAATTACTACAGAATAATAAGCAGTATGAAGGGATAGGGGCTCCAGAGGAGATTAAACATAGATATATATTTGAGGATGTTCCTATGGGTCTTGTTCCAATTTCTTCACTGGCTAATTATTTTGGTATAAGTACACCTACCATAGATATGATTATAGAGCTGGCAAATCTTGTTTATGATACTGATTTTAGGAAAATAGGCAGGACTGTTAAGTCTTTAGGTTTGCTTGGTTTGAATAAAAAAGAGATAATTGACCTGGTGAATAAAGGTAACATCAGTAATGTTGAGGTACATCCAAAACTGCGTAGGACTTTATATAAGGGTCTAGATAATATAATTTACGGTCAATTTGCAGAATACCAGAAAGAGGTTGAATGA